The Staphylococcus simiae genome includes the window ATGCTGTTGTCCGTTAAATTCTGGACTTGCTAATTGTTTTAAGAATGTTCCAGTTTGTGACGCATGAGCTTCAAAAGCCTTAATTTTCATATCTTTATATTGTGAAATATCATTTTGAATATCTGGTTCACCTAAGTGTTCAGCGGCATCATTACTAAATGCAACAAGTGTCAATCTTGGACGTTCTTCTTGTGGCATACGTTCTACAGTACGTATAACTGCATCAGCTGTTGCTTCATGATCAGGATGAACGGCATAACCAGGATAAAATGAAATGATTAATGATGGATTAGTCTCTTCAATTAAAGATTTTACCATATTATCTATATAGTCATGTGGTTCGAATTCAACAGTTTTATCTCGCATACCCATTTTTCTTAGGTCAGTTATACCTATAACTTTGCATGCATCCTCAAGTTCTTTTTCGCGAACTTCAGGTAATGACTCACGCGTAGCAAAAGGTGGATTTCCTAAATTTCTTCCCATTTGTCCAAGTGTTAGGCAAGCGTAAGTCACAGGGACACCTTGATTAATATAGTTTGCAATTGTACCTGCAGATGAGAAGGTTTCATCATCAGGATGTGGGAAAATTACTAATACATGTCTTTCTTCAGTCATGTTGATGCCTCCTCTATAAATTGAATGGTCGTTCACTGATTTCTAATGTTGCAGCAAGTTGACCTTCATAATTGAATCCTGCAATTAAAAATTCATTGTTATGATTTACTTCATAATGTGTTAGGCCTTGAACATATACCCAGCCACCATTAGTTAGTTTAAGGCCGATACGATAGGGGTCTTTATTACCACCTTTTAATTGTGCATGTTCAAATGTCACTTGAATATTTCTTAAAAAAGTTCCGGCATTAAAAACACGTTGGTCAAAATGATTAGCATATGCACCATTTGTTGTTTCAACATGAAGATAAACTGGTTTATTTTCATAAGAAGTTAATAAATTTAACACTTCTTGTTCTTGTATTGGTTCCAACACGTTCACTCCTTACACCTTCAATGTGTTTATCTATCTATTTTACTAAAAAGTATTCAATAATTGTACACGATTGCTCATATATTTAGAAAATAATTTAAATGAAACAATTATTTTTTTAGTAGTAGCTACTATGTATACTTTGAATAACGATAAACAACTTAGCATAAAAGCTAAAAACGTGTTTAATCAAATTTTTGATGATATATTGTTGTAGTATGAATAAACGTTAAAAATAGTATTATAGGATTGTTGTTTGGGAGGCAATTAAATGAAAGTAATTAATATGGGAACGAAAGCACAAGCATCATTTTATGTAGCTTGTGAATTATATAAAGAAATGGCATTCAAAGCTAAATGCAATCTCGGTTTAGCTACTGGTGGTACAATGACAGATTTATATCAACAACTGTCACAATTATTAAATGATAATCACTTAAATGTTAATCACGTTACAACATTTAATTTAGATGAATATATTGGTTTAGCTAAAGATCATAATCAAAGTTATCACTATTATATGAATAAAGTTCTATTTGAAAATTATCCTCACTTTAAGGAAGAACAAATTTTTATTCCTAATGGTGTTGCACAAAATGAACAACGAGAAGCCAAGCAATATGAACAATTATTAAAGCAAAGTGGTCCTAGAGATATACAAATTTTAGGTATTGGTGAAAATGGACATATTGGTTTTAATGAACCTGGCACTGCTTTTGATAGTCAAACAGGTATAGTTAATTTGTCTAAAAGTACCATCGAAGCAAATAGTCGATATTTTGACCATCCAGATGATGTGCCTAGACAAGCAATTTCAATGGGTTTATCTTCAATTTTACAAGCTAAAAGAATCATATTATTAGCATTTGGTGCTAAGAAAAAACAAGCTATTAGCAATATGTTGAACTTAGATCCAACAACTGATGTGCCAGCAACTATTTTGCAAACACATCCTAATGTTGAAATTTATTTAGATACAGAGGCTACACCAGACCATTTGTTAAATAAGACAGTAAAGTAATTTAAAAGCATCATGTTTAATGAAGAAACGTCTCGGGAATGAGTGTTATTAGTAAGAAAAACGCTTTTCTGGAAGGATGATTTTTTCATGGAACTACAATTAGCAATTGACTTATTAAATAAAGAACAAGCAGCAGAGCTTGCAAACAAAGTAAAAGATTATGTAGATATAGTGGAAATTGGTACGCCAATTATTTATAACGAAGGTTTACCAGCTGTTAAACATATGGCTGATAATATTAATGACGTTAAAGTATTAGCTGATATGAAAATTATGGATGCAGCTGATTATGAAGTGAGCCAAGCAGTCAAATTTGGTGCAGACGTTGTTACAATCTTAGGTGTTGCTGAAGATGCTTCAATTAAAGCAGCTATCGAAGAAGCACATAAAAATAATAAACAATTACTTGTAGATATGATTGCAGTTCAAGATTTAGAAACACGCGCAAAACAATTAGACGAACTTGGTGCCGATTATATTTCAGTACACACTGGTTATGATCTACAAGCTGAAGGAGAAACACCTTTAGAAAGTTTACGTACTGTTAAATCAGTAATTAAAAATTCTAAAGTTGCAGTAGCAGGTGGTATTAAACCAGATACGATTAAAGAAATTGTAGCCGAAGAACCTGACTTAGTCATTGTCGGTGGTGGCATTGCAAACGCTGATGATCCAGTTGCAGCTGCAAAACTATGTCGTGACGCAGTAGATGGTAAATAATATGCCACAATACAATAATTACCGTTTAATTCTGACAGAATTGGAACATACGTTAGAGCAAGTTAGTGATTTACAATTTAAAGAATTTGCTGATCAAATTGTTACAGCGAATCGTATTTTTGTAGCAGGTAAAGGTCGTTCAGGATTTGTTGCTAACAGTTTTGCCATGCGTTTGAATCAACTTGGTAAAAAGGCATATGTTGTTGGAGAGTCAACAACACCTTCAATTCATGACAATGACTTATTTTTAGTAATTTCGGGTTCGGGTTCTACAGAACATTTGCGCTTATTAGTAGAAAAAGCTAAATCACTAAAAGCACAAGTTGTCCTGTTAACTACGAATCTAGATTCACCCATTGGTAGTATGGTAGATAGCGCAATAGAACTACCAGCAGGTACAAAATACGAGGCAGAAGGTTCAAAACAGCCACTAGGAAGTTTATTCGAACAAGCTTCACAACTATTTTTAGATAGTGTTGTTATTGGATTAATGTCAGCACTTAAAATAGATGAAACAACAATGCAACAAAATCATGCCAATTTAGAATAATAAGTGCTCTATTTTTTAGTCTGATAAATAAAGAATAATTATATAGCACTGTAATTTGAGAGAAGTGAATAAATAAGAGTATCGTTAATTTCAATATAGAGAAATTAACGATATTTTTTTATAAAAATTTAATAATATAGTATGATAAAGTTAATGAAACGAAAGAGGTGTTGAGTAAGTGAAATTTGATAATTTCATCTTTGACTTTGATGGTACATTAGCAGATACGAAAAAATGTGGAGAAATAGCTACACAAAAAGCCTTTGAGGATATGAATTTAAAAGTTCCTGATGCAACAGAAATAACTTATTATATGGGAATCCCAATTGAAGAATCCTTCATAAAGATGGCACATCGTAGTTTAAGTAATGAAGAATTAAATCAATTAATGACGGTTTTCCGACAAAAATATAAAGATCTTGAACAACATTATATATACGAATTTGCTGGAATCACTGAAGCACTTACATCATTATGTCATAAACATAAAAAGATATTTGTAGTATCTAGTAAAAAAAGTGAAGTATTAGAAAGAAACTTATCTGCAATAGGCGTGCAACATTTAATAACAGAAGCTATTGGATCTGACCAAGTGACAAACTATAAACCAGATCCAGAAGGTTTAAATCATATTGTTCAGACATATAATTTGATAAATTGTCATACAATATACATAGGAGATACTATTTTTGATATAAAAATGGCTCAAAATGCAGGTATTAGTTCTGCTGCTGTTACTTGGGGTTCTCACCAAGCAAAGGATTTACTACATGCCAATCCAGATTATATTATTAATGACCCTTCAGAAATTATCACAGTGTTATCGTAAATGAAGCCTATATTACAATGGAAGAAATTAAGATTAATCATTACTTAAAACTAGCTAGATAAACATTGTGAAATAAATATCTATACATTTTTGCGAATATTAAATCAAAATATTTTAATGATGTAAAATGTTAAACTACTAAAATGCCAATGATTAATCATGTTAAATGACATGAATAATAGTATGATAAATAATCATGTAAATATTCAGAAAGTTGATAGTATTGCACGTTTAAGTTTTGATAGCTTATTATATGCTATTTAAAGTGATAGCTTTTATCTATAATGAGATAAGGGCTATCACTTATTTTTAATGCTAAAAATATTTGAGGAAAATAATTGTATGCACTTACTATTCATGTTAAAAATTTCTTTCTGTTGTTTCAATACTTGTAAAAAGGGTATAAATTTCCATGAATTAATAATTGAAGACCGAAGTTTTTATCGAAAAATAATTTTGTATTTTTATAAAAAATGCACTTTTTATAAATTTGACAAAATTAATTAACTCCGTATAATTATAAAACATACCAAGAGGGAGTGTACAAATTCATGGATTTTAACAAAAATAATATCAACATGGTGGATGCACAAAAAGCAAAAAAAACTGTAATTGCTACCGGTATTGGTAATGCAATGGAATGGTTTGATTTTGGTGTGTACGCATATACAACTGCTTATATTGGAGCGAATTTCTTTTCTCCAGTTGAAAGTACACAGATTCAACAAATCTTAACATTCGCTGCATTGGCAATTGCTTTTTATTAAGACCTATTGGTGGTATCTTCTTCGGTATCATCGGTGATAAATATGGTCGTAAGGTTGTATTAACATCAACGATTATTTTGATGGCATTTTCAACATTAACTATTGGCTTATTACCTAGTTATGATCAAATAGGATTATGGGCGCCAATACTATTATTACTAGCAAGGGTGTTACAAGGATTTTCAACCGGTGGAGAATATGCTGGTGCTATGACTTATGTAGCTGAATCATCCCCAGATAAAAAGCGTAATAGTTTAGGTAGTGGCCTAGAAATAGGTACATTATCAGGTTATATTGCAGCATCAATTATGATTGCTTTATTAACATTCTTTTTATCTGATGAACAAATGGCTAGCTTTGGTTGGAGAATTCCGTTCTTATTAGGTTTATTCTTAGGATTATTTGGTTTATATTTAAGACGTAAACTTGAAGAATCTCCAGTGTTTGAGAATGATGTAGCAGAACAACCAGAACGAGATGATATTGGTTTCTTCTCAATAATTAGATTCTATTACAAAGATATATTTGTATGTTTTATAGCAGTAGTATTCTTTAATGTAACCAACTATATGGTAACAGCATACTTACCAACTTATTTAGAACAAGTTATTAAATTAGATGGTACAACAACAAGTGTGTTAATTACTTGTGTCATGGCTGTTATGATTCCATTGGCATTAATGTTCGGTAAATTAGCGGATAAAATTGGTGAGAAAAAAGTATTCTTAATTGGTACTGGTGGCTTAACAATCTTTAGTGTAATTGCATTTTCAATGTTACATTCACAATCATTTATCGTTATTATTATTGGTATATTCATTCTAGGCTTCTTCTTATCAACATATGAAGCAACAATGCCTGGATCATTACCAACAATGTTTTATAGCCATATTAGATATAGAACATTATCTGTAACATTTAATGTATCTGTATCAATTTTCGGTGGGACAACACCATTAGTTGCATCATGGTTAGTAGCTGAAACAGGAAACCCATTATCACCAGCTTATTATTTAGCTGCAATTAGTTTAATTGGTTTCTTAGTGATTGCTTTCTTACACATAAGTACAGCTGGTAAGTCTCTTAAAGGTTCATATCCAAACGTAGATAATGAACAAGACAGAGAATATTATGCTAATCATACAAAAGAAGCTTTATGGTGGGTTAAAGAACATAAAGGTTAATATTTGGAAAAGTTTAACTCCTTGTAATGAGCACATAAAGTGTTTATTATGAGGAGTTCTTTTTATATCTTCTAATTTAATTAAACTGGTTGTTGTGCTTATATCATATACAGGTTGAAAAAAGTGAAAAAATACCTATGTATGCCTAAGCTTTCTTAAGTAGTAACGACGAAATAGAGGAGCGCATGCTCGAAGTGCATGCATAAAAGCCCCTAGACAATCAGAGATTGTCACGACGAAATAGAGGAACACATGCCTCGAGAGCATGCATAAAAGCCCCTAGACAATCAGAGATTGTCACGACGAAATATAGGAACGCATGCCCAAAGTTCATGCATAAAAGCCCCTAGACAATCAGAGATTGTCACGACGAAAATAGAGGAACACATGCCTCGAGAGCATGCATAAAAGCCCCTAGACAATCAGAGATTGTAGGGGCTTTAAAAGGGGGACTTAAAACTATATTCAAGCTTTTGAAAAACTTAAACGGTTTTGTTACTTAAATGTTAGGATGTAAATATGTTTAGAGTGTTTGTCCAACGCAATTAATATTGAACCTCTTATCTTCAATATTAATCAGTATAGAGAAACTTCGTTTTAAACTTAAGATTATCATTTTAAGTTTAAATGTAGCGAATAGGGTTTGTTTCTCTATATACACATCATAACGTTATTTATAGATGAATACATGGTACTTCAGTATCAACTTTAACTCAGACGAAAGTTTGAGGTTGATAGTACAAATGCAGTGGAAGATTATATAAATTTAGTAGAAGATAATAATATAATTTATAAATATGTCCTGACAGGATATATGGTATGCCCATAAGTCCCACTTTAATATAATGTTAATTAGATAAACAATCATATTAATGATCTTAATCCAATTGCACTTGGCAAAAGTATTGAAACAAAAGTTATTTCAAAAAATATCATTCAAATTGTCAATAACGCAAAAGTAGTTAAAACACATATTAGTAAAGAGTAAATCCTAATGTAAAAAAGCTAACTGTTATAATAAATTTACAACAGCTAGCTTATATTTGTGTAATCACAGTATATGTTTACACTTCTGTTACTTCTACATCTATATGCTCAATACGATTATATGCACCGTGATCTACAGGTCCAACAAAATCATTCATTTTCCAACCATTTTTAATAGCTGAAGCTACAAAAGCTTTAGCAGCGATAACTGCTTCTTTTGGAGATTTGCCATTTGCTAAATATGCAGTTGTTGCTGCGGCAAATGTACAACCTGCACCATGATTATAGCTTTGTTGGAACATATCTGTAGTTAATTGATAAAATTTATCTCCATCAAAGTATAAATCATATGATTTATCTTGATCTAATGCTTTACCACCTTTAATTACAACGTGTTGGGCACCTTCATCATAAATGATTTTAGCTGCTTTTTTCATATCTTCAATAGATGTTAATTTACCTAAACCTGATAGTTGACCAGCCTCAAATAAATTAGGCGTAACAACAGTTGCTTTTGGTAATAAATAGTTAATCATTGCATCAGTATTTCCTGGGTTAAGTACTTCATCTTCACCTTTACAAACCATAACAGGATCAACAACAAAGTAATGTGCACCTGATTCAACAAATACTTCACCAGCACGTTTGATAATTTCTTCAGTTCCTAACATACCAGTTTTAATTGCATCAGGTCCAATAGAAATAGCAGTTGCAAGTTG containing:
- the bshB2 gene encoding bacillithiol biosynthesis deacetylase BshB2, producing MTEERHVLVIFPHPDDETFSSAGTIANYINQGVPVTYACLTLGQMGRNLGNPPFATRESLPEVREKELEDACKVIGITDLRKMGMRDKTVEFEPHDYIDNMVKSLIEETNPSLIISFYPGYAVHPDHEATADAVIRTVERMPQEERPRLTLVAFSNDAAEHLGEPDIQNDISQYKDMKIKAFEAHASQTGTFLKQLASPEFNGQQHSFLSVEPFWTYHFKS
- a CDS encoding YojF family protein is translated as MLEPIQEQEVLNLLTSYENKPVYLHVETTNGAYANHFDQRVFNAGTFLRNIQVTFEHAQLKGGNKDPYRIGLKLTNGGWVYVQGLTHYEVNHNNEFLIAGFNYEGQLAATLEISERPFNL
- the nagB gene encoding glucosamine-6-phosphate deaminase — translated: MKVINMGTKAQASFYVACELYKEMAFKAKCNLGLATGGTMTDLYQQLSQLLNDNHLNVNHVTTFNLDEYIGLAKDHNQSYHYYMNKVLFENYPHFKEEQIFIPNGVAQNEQREAKQYEQLLKQSGPRDIQILGIGENGHIGFNEPGTAFDSQTGIVNLSKSTIEANSRYFDHPDDVPRQAISMGLSSILQAKRIILLAFGAKKKQAISNMLNLDPTTDVPATILQTHPNVEIYLDTEATPDHLLNKTVK
- the hxlA gene encoding 3-hexulose-6-phosphate synthase, which produces MELQLAIDLLNKEQAAELANKVKDYVDIVEIGTPIIYNEGLPAVKHMADNINDVKVLADMKIMDAADYEVSQAVKFGADVVTILGVAEDASIKAAIEEAHKNNKQLLVDMIAVQDLETRAKQLDELGADYISVHTGYDLQAEGETPLESLRTVKSVIKNSKVAVAGGIKPDTIKEIVAEEPDLVIVGGGIANADDPVAAAKLCRDAVDGK
- the hxlB gene encoding 6-phospho-3-hexuloisomerase encodes the protein MPQYNNYRLILTELEHTLEQVSDLQFKEFADQIVTANRIFVAGKGRSGFVANSFAMRLNQLGKKAYVVGESTTPSIHDNDLFLVISGSGSTEHLRLLVEKAKSLKAQVVLLTTNLDSPIGSMVDSAIELPAGTKYEAEGSKQPLGSLFEQASQLFLDSVVIGLMSALKIDETTMQQNHANLE
- a CDS encoding HAD family hydrolase, whose product is MKFDNFIFDFDGTLADTKKCGEIATQKAFEDMNLKVPDATEITYYMGIPIEESFIKMAHRSLSNEELNQLMTVFRQKYKDLEQHYIYEFAGITEALTSLCHKHKKIFVVSSKKSEVLERNLSAIGVQHLITEAIGSDQVTNYKPDPEGLNHIVQTYNLINCHTIYIGDTIFDIKMAQNAGISSAAVTWGSHQAKDLLHANPDYIINDPSEIITVLS
- the thiD gene encoding bifunctional hydroxymethylpyrimidine kinase/phosphomethylpyrimidine kinase translates to MALKKVLTIAGSDTSAGAGMQADLKTFQELDTYGMVALTAVVTMDKDTWSHDVTPLPMDLLNKQLATAISIGPDAIKTGMLGTEEIIKRAGEVFVESGAHYFVVDPVMVCKGEDEVLNPGNTDAMINYLLPKATVVTPNLFEAGQLSGLGKLTSIEDMKKAAKIIYDEGAQHVVIKGGKALDQDKSYDLYFDGDKFYQLTTDMFQQSYNHGAGCTFAAATTAYLANGKSPKEAVIAAKAFVASAIKNGWKMNDFVGPVDHGAYNRIEHIDVEVTEV